A genomic region of Raphanus sativus cultivar WK10039 chromosome 6, ASM80110v3, whole genome shotgun sequence contains the following coding sequences:
- the LOC130495474 gene encoding basic leucine zipper 8-like, with product MESSAHRSHHCFDILEGMSPQDDHVNSTFLPNANFHVPLQSLSKRNNNNGSHLDPNIYHNECLERRARRMVSNRESARRSRIRTKKHIEELQQQVEQLMILNHNLSERVIHLLESNHQMLQENSMLREKVSSFQLLMAEMQIPMRNVDGSISDRVVNHLRGETSNRTNTFFGR from the coding sequence ATGGAGTCTAGTGCCCATCGGTCTCATCACTGTTTCGATATTCTTGAAGGAATGTCACCACAAGACGATCATGTCAACTCAACATTCCTACCAAACGCTAACTTCCATGTCCCGTTGCAGTCCTTATCGAAACGCAACAACAACAATGGCTCTCACTTAGACCCAAACATTTACCACAACGAGTGTCTCGAaagaagggcaagaagaatggTCTCTAACCGAGAATCTGCAAGAAGGTCACGTATACGGACAAAGAAGCACATAGAAGAGCTGCAGCAGCAGGTCGAACAGCTGATGATACTGAATCATAACTTGTCCGAGAGAGTCATCCATTTGTTGGAAAGCAACCACCAGATGCTACAAGAGAACTCAATGCTTAGGGAGAAAGTCTCTTCCTTTCAGTTGCTTATGGCGGAAATGCAAATACCCATGAGAAATGTGGATGGCAGCATCAGTGACCGGGTTGTGAATCATCTCAGAGGAGAGACATCAAACCGGACCAACACTTTCTTTGGTaggtaa